In Hemicordylus capensis ecotype Gifberg chromosome 3, rHemCap1.1.pri, whole genome shotgun sequence, one DNA window encodes the following:
- the GRAMD1C gene encoding protein Aster-C isoform X8 has protein sequence MENIYSSSEENGLSRSSLCDESGEKDEKPSKAVGVTREAITQILEAETESLNGITVTEGPESEECHCDKQDRRISLMHSEKKPAELAQRKPSLKTPNLNENVPQEQSSASESDGGAEETVPENDLLGKLFINRVFRIGADRMFEMLFTNSHFMQRYLSTRNITDPVSTPWNRDMGGNQLRTMTYTIVLNNPLVGKFTTATEKQVLYKRSHKSQSYRIDTEVMTHDVPYHDYFYTVYSYCITRMSSQKCRLRISSDVKYKKQPWGLVKNIIEKNTWGGIQENFKQLESELLMEEYAINKPIEDSAKHGVLRRRRWTLQRNMEMLPKRSSQYSSGDTGLPSHGDVGPKRDATNKTIAIIVVMSIFLLLLVLLNVTLFLKLSKIEHAAQSFYRVQLQEEGSVNLALNMASRERNPQHDTDQVQHVKGVLRDSIALLEQLKNSLSMLQSSFDHLNKTKSGKPGS, from the exons ATGGAAAACATTTATTCTTCCTCTGAGGAGAATGGACTCTCTAG ATCTAGCCTTTGTGATGAATCTGGGGAGAAGGATGAAAAGCCATCTAAAGCAGTTGGTGTAACTCGAGAAGCCATTACTCAGATACTTGAAGCTGAAACAGAGTCTCTTAATGGAATCACAGTGACAGAA ggACCAGAGTCAGAGGAGTGTCATTGTGACAAACAGGACAGGAGGATTTCTCTGATGCATTCAGAAAAGAAGCCAGCTGAATTAGCACAACGGAAACCTTCCCTGAAGACACCAAATCTAAATGAAAATGTCCCTCAGGAGCAGAGCAGTGCCTCAGAAAGTGATGGAGGAG cTGAGGAAACTGTCCCTGAGAATGACCTCCTTGGAAAACTCTTTATTAATCGGGTGTTCCGCATTGGGGCAGACAGGATGTTTGAAATGCTATTCACTAATTCCCATTTCATGCAGAGATACCTCAGTACCAGAAATATAACAG ATCCAGTATCAACCCCTTGGAATAGAGACATGGGAGGCAATCAGTTGAGGACGATGACTTACACTATTGTGCTTAACAATCCACTTGTTGGAAAATTCACAACTGCAACAGAAAAACAG gtCTTGTATAAACGGAGCCACAAAAGTCAATCATATCGGATAGACACAGAGGTGATGACACATGATGTGCCCTATCACGATTACTTCTACACTGTGTATAGTTACTGTATCACCCGTATGTCCAGTCAGAAGTGCAGGCTACG GATTTCTTCAGATGTGAAAtataaaaagcagccatgggggctTGTCAAGAATATAATAGAGAAGAATACATGGGGTGGGATACAGGAAAATTTTAAGCAACTTG AATCAGAACTGCTAATGGAAGAATATGCAATAAACAAACCTATAGAGGATTCAGCAAAACATGGTGTcctaaggaggaggagatggactTTACAACGCAATATGGAAATGCTTCCTAAACGCTCGTCACAGTACTCTTCTGGGGACACAGGTTTGCCTTCCCATGGTGATGTAG GACCCAAAAGGGATGCTACAAACAAGACCATCGCCATCATAGTAGTAATGAGTATCTT CTTACTCTTGCTGGTTTTGCTGAATGTGACACTCTTTCTCAAACTGTCTAAGATTGAACATGCAGCTCAGTCATTTTATCGTGTTCAGCTTCAGGAAGAAGGATCTGTAAA ttTAGCCCTCAATATGGCATCAAGAGAGAGAAACCCTCAACATGATACAGACCAAGTCCAGCATGTGAAAGGGGTGCTGAGAGATTCCATAGCATTGCTTGAACAG TTAAAGAATTCCCTTTCTATGCTCCAAAGCAGCTTTGATCACCTAAATAAGACCAAAAGTGGGAAGCCTGGAAGCTGA